One genomic segment of Candidatus Dormiibacterota bacterium includes these proteins:
- a CDS encoding EthD family reductase: MIKVSVLYPNSEGSRFDLDYYLNTHMPMVQSEVGAALQGMGVDAGLAGGTPGAPAPFAAVGHLIFDSVEDFQTSFGPKAGTIMGDIPNYTDITPVIQISEIKL; the protein is encoded by the coding sequence ATGATCAAGGTCAGCGTCCTCTATCCCAACTCCGAGGGCAGCAGGTTCGACCTCGACTACTATCTGAACACCCACATGCCGATGGTGCAGAGCGAGGTGGGAGCGGCGCTGCAGGGCATGGGCGTCGACGCCGGCCTCGCCGGTGGAACCCCCGGGGCCCCCGCCCCGTTCGCGGCCGTCGGCCACCTGATCTTCGACTCGGTCGAGGACTTCCAGACCTCCTTCGGGCCCAAGGCGGGCACGATCATGGGCGACATCCCCAACTACACCGACATCACCCCGGTCATCCAGATCAGCGAGATCAAGCTCTGA
- a CDS encoding lipase, translating into MPAVMVAAVLGLVASAPARAAAAAPVYAPVDRPGPALSVPGPVLAQSLQCTASAAASSREVVLLVPGTTVTPKEDFGWNWMPALSALGWPYCSVTLPDHAMSDAQVSAEYVVHAIREVHRISGHRVSILGHSQGGTEPRFALRFWPDLRPMVDDYVAFAATNHGSIPVDSMCSSSCAEALWQQRYHSRYTEAMNSGQETFAGISYTDIYTHTDQFVQPNLDGSGTTSLHGGGGRITNVAIQDVCPQDLTSEHVAVGTYDPVAYAIAIDALTHDGPADPARVSRAVCSEAFMPGVVPAQFPGAYADGMNTIATELLTHPQVAAEPPLKGYTLAG; encoded by the coding sequence ATGCCGGCGGTGATGGTCGCGGCGGTGCTCGGCCTGGTCGCCTCGGCGCCGGCCAGGGCGGCGGCCGCCGCCCCGGTGTACGCACCCGTCGACCGGCCGGGGCCGGCGCTGAGCGTCCCCGGGCCGGTGCTGGCGCAGAGCCTGCAGTGCACCGCCAGCGCCGCCGCGTCGAGCCGCGAGGTGGTGCTCCTCGTCCCCGGCACCACGGTCACCCCGAAGGAGGACTTCGGCTGGAACTGGATGCCGGCGCTGAGCGCGCTGGGCTGGCCGTACTGCTCGGTGACCCTGCCCGACCACGCGATGAGCGACGCGCAGGTGTCGGCGGAGTACGTCGTCCACGCCATCCGCGAGGTGCACCGCATCAGCGGGCACCGGGTGAGCATCCTCGGCCACAGCCAGGGCGGCACCGAGCCGCGGTTCGCGCTCCGCTTCTGGCCCGACCTCCGTCCCATGGTCGACGACTACGTCGCGTTCGCCGCCACCAACCACGGCAGCATCCCGGTCGACTCGATGTGCTCGTCGAGCTGCGCCGAGGCGCTGTGGCAGCAGCGCTACCACTCCCGGTACACCGAGGCGATGAACTCCGGCCAGGAGACCTTCGCGGGCATCTCCTACACCGACATCTACACCCACACCGACCAGTTCGTGCAGCCGAACCTCGACGGGTCGGGCACCACCTCGCTGCACGGGGGCGGGGGGCGGATCACCAACGTCGCCATCCAGGACGTCTGCCCGCAGGACCTCACCAGCGAGCACGTGGCGGTCGGCACCTACGACCCGGTCGCCTACGCCATCGCCATCGACGCGCTCACCCACGACGGCCCCGCCGACCCGGCGCGGGTCTCGCGCGCGGTGTGCTCCGAGGCGTTCATGCCCGGGGTCGTCCCGGCGCAGTTCCCCGGCGCGTACGCCGACGGGATGAACACCATCGCAACCGAGCTGCTCACCCACCCGCAGGTGGCCGCGGAGCCGCCGCTGAAGGGCTACACGCTGGCCGGATAG
- a CDS encoding flavodoxin family protein translates to MVLTERQDALCTRSRWDFSDLRAVFLSCTLKRSPEVSNTEGLARISTEIMRRNGVAVELVRLVDHEVPVGVWPDMSEHGWPVDEWPAIFAKVQAADILVLCTPIWLGEKSSVCTKAIERLYGNSSQLNDAGQYAYYGRVGGCLVTGNEDGIKHCAMNVLYSLQHLGFVIPPQADAGWIGEAGPGPSYLDDGSGGPQNDFTNRNTTFMTWNLLHLARMLKDAGGIPAHGNQRAGWDAGCRFDFANPEYR, encoded by the coding sequence ATGGTTCTCACCGAGCGTCAGGACGCCCTCTGCACCCGGTCCCGCTGGGACTTCTCCGACCTGCGTGCGGTCTTTCTCAGCTGCACGCTGAAGCGCTCGCCGGAGGTGTCGAACACCGAGGGGCTGGCCCGGATCTCCACCGAGATCATGCGCAGGAACGGCGTCGCCGTCGAGCTGGTCCGGCTGGTCGACCACGAGGTGCCGGTCGGCGTCTGGCCGGACATGAGCGAGCACGGGTGGCCGGTGGACGAGTGGCCCGCGATCTTCGCGAAGGTGCAGGCGGCGGACATCCTCGTCCTCTGCACCCCGATCTGGCTCGGCGAGAAGTCGTCGGTGTGCACCAAGGCGATCGAGCGCCTCTACGGCAACTCGTCGCAGCTCAACGACGCCGGACAGTACGCGTACTACGGCCGCGTCGGCGGCTGCCTGGTCACCGGCAACGAGGACGGCATCAAGCACTGTGCGATGAACGTCCTCTACTCGCTGCAGCACCTCGGCTTCGTCATCCCCCCGCAGGCGGACGCCGGCTGGATCGGCGAGGCGGGGCCGGGGCCGTCGTACCTCGATGACGGCTCGGGCGGTCCCCAGAACGACTTCACCAACCGCAACACCACCTTCATGACCTGGAACCTGCTCCATCTCGCGCGCATGCTCAAGGACGCCGGCGGCATTCCCGCGCACGGCAACCAGCGCGCCGGCTGGGACGCCGGCTGCCGCTTCGACTTCGCCAACCCCGAGTACCGCTGA
- a CDS encoding EAL domain-containing protein: MNGATEMLSHAVGIAFSMLGVAATVGWVRHRGRSRAWLAAALGLLGLVSLLAQLPELLGIRLPGAAQVSLVAFTGSGLALIELRGVLVPMRRTAHRLALAAAGLVTATALVVPLPSGAHARYSPLQIAVVLAVILLWAGCVSEPATTFWRASRSRPRVQRARLRALSAGYLGLVVLLLVALGAGSAGSVTGTPLSRWLAAPIELLFLAMVPVLYAGFAPPGWLRRAWRAHEEDAYRDAVRELLVFSTDEASLSARALEWAVRLIGAEAGVLLTPSGRLVATPGMSADDARDLAGTVSSHERAVAVSTGQGERLVAPLRGEIGDGALVLLAGPFSPFLGGDEARRLGEYATSVCMALERVRIVEALARQTARMQTLLEAVSDLGEGLVITENGMLVYANDAYVAMTGYAREELMGRSLLHLAPEDIRAELVARLRDRLAGEDVPLHYESRLLTRDGREIDVEVALRTLADEGPGRLFTIVRDITERKRAEATLSAAARIDPVTGVANRRVWEQELGLALSRSRADGRPLSVAILDLDNFKSFNDDWGHPRGDRLLRDVATAWEHALRDDDFLARYGGDEFAVIMPGCSAADARTVLQRLREATPERQQTSGGVAQWDRGESPDELVGRADAALFEAKRSERGSIAIAAAGGGGDRFTGWSSHIGRLLEDQRLRSAYQPIIRLSDGSVFAYEALARPESTEAHGSVEELFAAAHRLGLTRDLDWLSRKVAVWGARHLPDGPLLFVNVSASALLDPVHDVDQMLLLLRTTGRSPDRVVLEISEREAISNLSRLRQVLASYRREGFRFALDDVGEGHSTLEVLVAADAEFIKLASSLTRRIHATTPDPAIRAIATFAAATGAVLVAEGVESPGAAAALRRHGIGLGQGFALGRPMFPVLAAVPVPVPELRAG, translated from the coding sequence GTGAACGGCGCCACCGAGATGCTGAGCCACGCTGTCGGCATCGCCTTCAGCATGCTCGGGGTGGCCGCCACCGTCGGCTGGGTCCGTCACCGCGGGCGCAGCCGGGCATGGCTCGCCGCCGCCCTCGGCCTGCTCGGACTGGTCAGCCTCCTGGCCCAGCTGCCCGAGCTCCTGGGCATCCGGCTGCCCGGCGCCGCCCAGGTGAGCCTGGTCGCCTTCACCGGCTCGGGCCTCGCCCTGATCGAGCTGCGCGGGGTGCTGGTGCCGATGCGCCGTACCGCCCACCGGCTCGCCCTTGCCGCCGCCGGCCTGGTGACCGCGACCGCGCTGGTGGTGCCGCTCCCCTCCGGTGCCCACGCGCGCTACTCGCCGCTGCAGATCGCCGTGGTGCTCGCCGTGATCCTCCTCTGGGCCGGGTGCGTGAGCGAGCCGGCGACCACCTTCTGGCGCGCCTCCCGCAGCCGTCCGCGGGTGCAGCGCGCGCGTCTCCGGGCGCTGTCGGCCGGCTACCTCGGCCTCGTGGTGCTGCTGCTCGTCGCCCTCGGCGCCGGCTCGGCCGGCTCGGTCACGGGGACGCCGCTGAGCAGATGGCTGGCGGCGCCGATCGAGCTGCTCTTCCTCGCCATGGTGCCGGTGCTCTACGCCGGCTTCGCACCCCCGGGATGGCTGCGCCGCGCCTGGCGCGCCCACGAGGAGGACGCGTACCGGGACGCCGTCCGCGAGCTGCTGGTCTTCTCCACCGACGAGGCATCGCTGTCGGCGCGGGCGCTGGAGTGGGCGGTGCGCCTGATCGGGGCCGAGGCCGGGGTGCTGCTCACGCCCTCGGGCCGGCTGGTCGCAACCCCGGGCATGTCCGCGGACGACGCCCGCGACCTGGCCGGGACCGTGTCCTCCCACGAGCGCGCCGTCGCCGTGTCCACCGGCCAGGGCGAGCGTCTGGTCGCCCCGCTCCGCGGGGAGATCGGCGACGGCGCGCTCGTCCTCCTGGCCGGCCCCTTCAGCCCCTTCCTCGGCGGCGACGAGGCGCGGCGGCTCGGCGAGTATGCGACCTCGGTGTGCATGGCCCTCGAGCGGGTGCGCATCGTCGAGGCACTGGCCCGGCAGACGGCGAGGATGCAGACCCTCCTCGAGGCGGTGAGCGACCTCGGCGAGGGGCTCGTGATCACCGAGAACGGGATGCTCGTGTACGCCAACGACGCCTACGTCGCCATGACCGGGTACGCCCGCGAGGAGCTGATGGGACGCAGCCTGCTCCACCTCGCCCCCGAGGACATTCGGGCGGAGCTGGTCGCCCGGCTGCGCGACCGCCTCGCCGGAGAGGACGTGCCCCTCCACTACGAGTCACGGCTGCTCACCCGCGACGGTCGGGAGATCGACGTGGAGGTGGCGCTGCGCACCCTCGCCGACGAGGGTCCGGGGCGTCTGTTCACGATCGTGCGCGACATCACCGAGCGCAAGCGCGCCGAGGCGACCCTCTCCGCCGCGGCGCGGATCGACCCGGTCACCGGGGTCGCCAACCGGCGGGTGTGGGAGCAGGAGCTGGGCCTGGCGCTGAGCCGTTCGCGTGCCGACGGCCGCCCCCTCAGCGTCGCCATCCTCGACCTCGACAACTTCAAGAGCTTCAACGACGATTGGGGCCACCCCCGAGGCGACCGGCTGCTGCGGGACGTCGCCACCGCCTGGGAGCACGCCCTGCGCGACGACGACTTCCTCGCCCGCTACGGCGGCGACGAGTTCGCGGTGATCATGCCGGGCTGCTCCGCCGCCGACGCCCGCACGGTGCTGCAGCGGCTGCGCGAGGCGACCCCCGAGCGGCAGCAGACCTCCGGCGGGGTCGCCCAGTGGGACCGCGGCGAGTCGCCCGACGAGCTGGTCGGCCGCGCCGACGCCGCGCTCTTCGAGGCGAAGCGCTCCGAGCGCGGGTCGATCGCGATCGCCGCCGCCGGCGGCGGGGGCGATCGCTTCACCGGCTGGTCGAGCCACATCGGCCGGCTGCTCGAGGACCAGCGGCTGCGCTCCGCCTACCAGCCGATCATCCGGCTCTCCGACGGCTCGGTCTTCGCCTACGAGGCGCTCGCCCGTCCCGAGAGCACCGAGGCCCACGGCAGCGTCGAGGAGCTGTTCGCCGCCGCCCACCGGCTGGGCCTGACCCGTGACCTCGACTGGCTGAGCCGCAAGGTCGCGGTGTGGGGCGCCCGCCACCTCCCCGACGGCCCGCTGCTCTTCGTCAACGTCAGCGCCTCGGCGCTGCTCGACCCCGTCCACGACGTCGACCAGATGCTGCTGCTGCTGCGCACCACCGGCCGCAGCCCCGACCGGGTGGTGCTCGAGATCAGCGAGCGCGAGGCGATCAGCAACCTCTCCCGGCTGCGGCAGGTGCTCGCCAGCTACCGCCGCGAGGGCTTCCGCTTCGCCCTCGACGATGTCGGCGAGGGGCACTCGACGCTCGAGGTGCTGGTCGCCGCCGACGCCGAGTTCATCAAGCTGGCGTCGAGCCTGACCCGGCGCATCCACGCCACCACCCCCGATCCCGCGATCCGCGCCATCGCCACCTTCGCCGCCGCGACCGGGGCGGTGCTGGTGGCCGAGGGCGTGGAGAGCCCGGGTGCGGCGGCGGCGCTGCGCCGCCACGGCATCGGCCTCGGTCAGGGCTTCGCGCTGGGACGCCCCATGTTTCCCGTCCTCGCCGCCGTGCCGGTGCCCGTGCCCGAGCTGCGGGCCGGCTGA